One Myripristis murdjan chromosome 18, fMyrMur1.1, whole genome shotgun sequence DNA window includes the following coding sequences:
- the LOC115376228 gene encoding coagulation factor XIII A chain-like — protein sequence MKEVMQVRSESYMKQLVEQANLHFIVTGKVKETGQIVTAMKVVTMHNPKLSVKVSGMAKLSEEMTVTVEFTNPFSFNLEDVYVRMEGPGILPPKNKYYSLITAGSSLTWSEYFTPRRAGPTRVIASLDCAALRQVYGQESITIKP from the exons ATGAAGGAGGTGATGCAGGTCCGCTCTGAGAGCTACATGAAGCAGCTGGTGGAACAGGCCAACCTGCACTTCATAGTCACAGGGAAGGTCAAGGAGACCGGCCAGATCGTCACCGCCATGAAAGTCGTCACCATGCACAACCCCAAACTCTCTGTCAAG GTGTCCGGGATGGCCAAATTGAGTGAAGAGATGACGGTGACGGTGGAGTTTACCAACCCCTTCAGCTTCAACCTGGAAGATGTGTATGTTCGCATGGAGGGACCTGGGATCCTGCCACCCAAGAACAAATACTACAG TCTGATCACGGCAGGCTCGTCTTTGACCTGGTCGGAGTATTTTACCCCGCGGAGGGCCGGTCCCACCAGGGTGATAGCCAGCCTGGACTGCGCTGCCCTCAGACAGGTGTACGGCCAGGAGTCCATCACCATCAAGCCCTGA
- the LOC115376321 gene encoding protein mono-ADP-ribosyltransferase PARP14-like, giving the protein MDNYQYPLFFEAKDLTDREKEKLRRHFQKKRDSGGGECGMIEKVGDNTYKICFMQKEDQERVLNRKFHTVSLPRGELCLTVTRTNMPQNPQLTDQQSTSQQQTFTKVNTKELEKVYPLEIYLLYYLRDSPKVFKVLQKQLKAISCTIQLNPEEEEAVVSGSAEKGPSGASDAAATWELQVDRTVVGFIENYLCYHVFEPEKVKILLQDFSSMTEDIRVYKDEGYVVVVGEVQVVREKMAILEKNLPIKKECSAPEKQFNLVEEEFSREITACCPNVKIFRGKPNTIILEGPEKEVQLFSTKLDELIKRVKEKRVPLPTVLLNFITSSGAISKYKARFKQSLRSPVALETGSDLVLSSLSSDALEEAAAAVQRDLCMDTIQLEGTLAVAPDLDRVKEVLTKAKNEANCAGLRVEVNFNPAASATPKIQVQLVGYSADVGKLKAVLTDYQLNQAEVQQQLNLQLPEIVDSFDEILALIGMKRPTVKLTASHSPNPCVFLSGPRSRVQETHQALQATLSTLVWDNLVLDGPGAQQYFQKDGKRSMELVESSCQVLIREQQGGSMSSQNTATAPNLNTRQRNSSIPSQSNTASASTSRWRCNTTSSTGTNVPGNKIILEIKIGNLEDVQVDVLVVPIIKAQLRSTNIGISLLNKAGNTLKSTFDVMMGGRNFTPGDVLQVDGPRSLSCSKIFFIECLPWDGARAQSAKTLGTGLRKCLDLCGQQGWVSVALPIIGPGLALNYPLREAVEVLTHTIGQFGRSGSTGSLSTIHIVIKPGYPDSEDCYHDVYSHLSVVMSQGGQAIFQSLNSDLDDVILSVGGGVTLQLVFGDITNETTDVVVNTTDFTDFESDGVCKDILTMAGPQVKAALQSAHVKKGEIFVSQSGQFPCKAIFHVCGQKDAGIIEGLVRDIITSCEAKGYKSVAIPAICAGIGGLEPSAVANAILSSISATVLSTPLRCLSHIRLVLIKINVFLAFKEAARQIFPRALSHTVSAPQAPQAPQAPLYQTPVSVITRPSSLFTPRSTRQQSAFLILGLCKKDVACAIMELERLYQTQCLKQNFPKKELEDLSQENIDNLTHLIEMLGLCVEENRDTWTVSGLNDEVTQVMQMYHACLHGSLQREMRSREEEEVFGRVAWCILGLRGDWERLPRAAHHDLEKKDVRGGIVDAHGDQWDVNLAKMEAVAVARRQTTQLKRLENLADFPLPLYWDNMVPGEHVKIVQLQSSSAEYKRVKQAFKRTVFKTVIKIERLQNIHLRRGYEVEHKKISDKNRQRRDAGEKLLYHGTTEENCQSIITTGFNRSFAGQNATVYGVGTYFAVNASYSADPTYSKPATDGTQLMFVARVLTGLYALGEREMKVPPPRDPQHPHDRFDSVVDNVQKPSMFVVFHDNQAYPDYLITFK; this is encoded by the exons ATGGATAATTACCAGTATCCTTTGTTTTTTGAGGCAAAAGACCTCACAGACCGAGAGAAAGAGAAGCTGAGAAGacactttcagaaaaaaagagattcaGGTGGAGGTGAATGTGGGATGATAGAAAAAGTTGGAGACAACACCTATAAAATCTGCTTCATGCAAAAAGAAG aCCAGGAAAGGGTTTTGAACAGGAAGTTTCACACCGTCTCACTGCCACGAGGGGAGCTGTGCTTGACAGTGACTCGCACCAACATGCCTCAAAATCCCCAGCTCACAGATCAACAATCCACCAGTCAACAACAG ACGTTTACAAAAGTCAACACTAAAGAGCTTGAGAAGGTCTACCCACTGGAAATTTACCTTTTATATTATCTGAGAGACAGTCCTAAGGTGTTCAAAGTCTTACAGAAGCAACTTAAAGCTATTAGCTGCACAATCCAGCTGAatccagaggaggaagaggctgtGGTTAGTGGGAGTGCTGAAAAGGGACCAAGTGGGGCTTCTGATGCTGCAGCAACATGGGAGTTACAGGTGGATCGCACTGTTGTTGGTTTCATTGAGAACTACCTCTGCTATCATGTGTTTGAGCcggaaaaagtgaaaatcttACTGCAAGATTTTTCCTCCATGACGGAGGATATCAGGGTGTACAAAGATGAAGGCTATGTGGTCGTCGTGGGAGAGGTTCAGGTCGTGAGGGAGAAGATGGCAATCCTGGAGAAGAACCTGCCGATCAAGAAGGAGTGCTCGGCTCCAGAGAAGCAGTTCAACTTGGTAGAGGAAGAGTTCAGTCGTGAGATTACTGCATGTTGCCCAAATGTTAAAATCTTCCGGGGTAAGCCAAACACAATCATCTTAGAAGGCCCTGAAAAAGAGGTGCAATTATTTTCTACAAAGCTTGATGAGCTGATCAAAAgagtaaaagaaaagagagttCCACTCCCTACAGTCCTGCTGAACTTCATAACTTCCAGTGGTGCTATCTCAAAATACAAGGCCCGCTTCAAGCAGAGCCTTCGCAGCCCAGTTGCACTAGAGACGGGTTCAGACCTGGTTCTGTCCAGCTTGTCCTCTGATGCCCTGGaagaggctgcagctgcagtgcagagAGATCTGTGTATGGACACCATACAGCTGGAGGGCACGCTGGCTGTAGCTCCAGATCTTGACAGGGTGAAGGAGGTCCTAACCAAAGCCAAGAATGAGGCAAACTGTGCAGGCCTCAGGGTGGAGGTCAACTTTAACCCGGCAGCAAGTGCAACCCCAAAAATCCAAGTCCAGCTGGTGGGCTATAGTGCAGATGTTGGAAAGCTGAAAGCAGTTCTGACTGACTACCAGCTCAACCAGGCTGAGGTACAACAACAGCTAAACCTCCAGCTGCCTGAAATAGTGGACAGTTTTGATGAAATCTTGGCCTTGATTGGCATGAAACGTCCCACTGTGAAGCTAACAGCCTCCCACTCTCCAAATCCATGTGTGTTCCTGTCTGGCCCCCGCTCTCGTGTCCAGGAGACTCATCAGGCCCTGCAAGCGACTCTGAGCACCCTGGTCTGGGACAACCTGGTTCTGGACGGGCCAGGGGCTCAGCAGTACTTCCAGAAAGATGGGAAGAGGAGCATGGAGCTAGTAGAGAGCTCCTGTCAAGTGCTGATCAGGGAACAACAAGGGGGCAGCATGAGCtctcaaaacacagcaacagccCCAAACTTGAACACAAGACAGCGAAACAGCAGTATCCCCAGCCAAAGCAACACTGCTAGTGCTTccaccagcagatggcgctgcaacaccaccagcagcactgGAACAAATGTGCCAGGCAACAAAATTATCCTGGAAATCAAGATTGGCAATTTGGAAGATGTGCAG GTGGATGTCTTGGTGGTCCCCATAATCAAAGCACAACTGAGATCTACTAACATTGGTATAAGTCTACTGAATAAAGCAGGGAACACACTGAAGTCAACCTTTGACGTTATGATGGGAGGACGAAACTTCACCCCTGGTGACGTGCTCCAGGTTGATGGACCTCGGTCCCTGAGCTGCTCTAAGATCTTCTTCATTGAGTGTCTGCCATGGGATGGAGCTAGAGCACAGAGTGCAAAG ACACTCGGTACTGGGCTGCGGAAGTGTCTAGACCTCTGTGGACAGCAAGGCTGGGTTTCAGTGGCTTTGCCCATCATTGGGCCTGGGCTGGCACTGAACTACCCACTGAGAGAAGCTGTCGAGGTTCTGACTCACACCATTGGTCAGTTTGGACGTTCTGGCTCCACTGGTTCTCTCTCCACCATCCACATTGTCATAAAACCAGGGTACCCTGACTCTGAAGAC TGCTACCATGACGTGTATAGTCACCTCAGCGTAGTCATGAGTCAAGGAGGCCAAG CAATATTCCAGTCCTTGAACAGCGACCTTGACGACGTCATACTGTCGGTGGGAGGGGGAGTCACTCTACAGCTGGTGTTTGGTGACATCACCAATGAGACCACAGATGTTGTGGTGAACACAACTGACTTCACTGATTTTGAGTCAG ATGGTGTGTGCAAAGACATTTTAACTATGGCTGGACCACAGGTTAAGGCTGCACTGCAATCAG CACATGTGAAAAAAGGGGAGATTTTTGTGTCCCAGTCCGGGCAGTTCCCTTGTAAGGCTATTTTCCATGTATGCGGACAAAAGGATGCAGGCATCATTGAAGGACTGGTGCGTGACATCATTACATCTTGTGAAGCCAAAGGATACAAGTCTGTGGCAATTCCTGCCATTTGCGCTG GGATTGGTGGGCTGGAACCCAGTGCTGTGGCAAATGCCATCCTCAGTAGCATCAGTGCCACTGTGTTGTCCACTCCCCTTCGGTGCCTCTCCCACATCCGCCTTGTCCTGATTAAGATCAATGTTTTCCTGGCGTTCAAAGAGGCAGCGAGGCAGATATTTCCTCGTGCTCTGTCCCACACAG TGTCAGCGCCTCAGGCACCTCAGGCACCTCAGGCACCACTATACCAAACTCCAGTGTCTGTAATCACAAGGCCAAGCAGCCTCTTTACACCTCGCTCCACGCGTCAGCAGTCAGCCTTCCTGATCCTGGGTTTGTGCAAGAAGGATGTTGCCTGTGCCATCATGGAGCTGGAGCGATTGTACCAGACTCAGTGCTTAAAGCAAAACTTCCCAAAGAAAGAGTTGGAAGATCTTTCCCAGGAAAACATAGACAATCTGACGCACCTGATAGAGATGCTGGGcctgtgtgtggaggagaaCCGGGACACATGGACTGTGAGCGGGCTGAATGACGAGGTTACCCAGGTGATGCAGATGTATCACGCTTGTCTTCATGGCTCTCTccagagagagatgagaagcagggaggaggaggaagtgtttGGCCGCGTGGCTTGGTGCATCCTGGGATTGAGAGGTGACTGGGAAAGGCTTCCGAGAGCGGCCCATCATGACCTGGAGAAAAAAGATGTGAGGGGAGGGATAGTGGATGCACACGGGGACCAGTGGGACGTCAATCTGGCAAAAATGGAGGCTGTAGCCGTGGCAAGGCGGCAAACAACGCAACTGAAACGACTTGAGAATCTAGCTG ACTTCCCTCTTCCACTGTACTGGGACAACATGGTTCCCGGTGAACATGTGAAGATAGTTCAGCTGCAGTCTTCTTCTGCGGAGTACAAGAGGGTGAAGCAGGCCTTCAAACGAACTGTTTTCAAGACTGTAATTAAG ATTGAGCGTTTGCAAAATATACATCTCCGCCGTGGCTATGAAGTGGAACACAAAAAGATTTCTGATAAGAACAGGCAGAGGAGGGATGCAGGCGAGAAGTTGCTCTACCACGGGACGACTGAGGAAAACTGCCAGTCCATCATTACAACTGGGTTCAACAGGAGCTTTGCAGGACAAAATG CAACTGTATACGGTGTTGGGACGTACTTTGCTGTCAACGCGAGCTACTCGGCCGACCCCACCTACTCCAAGCCAGCTACGGACGGCACCCAGTTAATGTTTGTGGCTCGAGTCCTGACTGGGCTTTACGCCTTGGGTGAAAGGGAGATGAAGGTCCCTCCGCCTCGGGACCCCCAGCATCCCCATGACCGCTTCGACAGCGTGGTGGACAACGTACAGAAACCCAGCATGTTTGTTGTGTTCCACGATAACCAGGCGTACCCCGACTACCTGATCACATTCAAGTGA